A window of the Fusobacterium periodonticum ATCC 33693 genome harbors these coding sequences:
- the putP gene encoding sodium/proline symporter PutP, translated as MASYEIFITFGVYLVFLMAIGVYFYSKTTTHESYVLGDRGVGYWVTAMSAQASDMSGWLLLGLPGAVYTSGLTEIWVVIGLALGTYLNWKFVAPALRVQTEKYNSLTVPSFISHKLNDTKGYIRTFSAIVILFFFTIYSASGLVASGKLFDSLLGIDYKWGVLIGGGTIIVYTFLGGYLATCWTDFFQGCLMFFAIIVVPVAAYYSGGGIDGISTAMEAKDISLNIFKYAKVWSLPVIISGLGWGLGYFGQPHIIVRFMSIDSADELWKSRLIAMIWVFISLLGAIAVGITGIGVFSNISQMGGDAEKVFIFLIHKLFNPWMAGILFAAILSAIMSTISSQLLVSSNTLTEDFYKHIVKREKTHKEMIWVGRLCVIVIFVIASLLAMNPSSKVLELVSYAWAGFGGVFSPVILFTLYKKDLHWKTVLVSMIIATITVITWKTSGLSNTLYEMVPAFVINSISIYLLEKFKVFGNNEK; from the coding sequence ATGGCAAGTTATGAGATTTTTATAACATTTGGAGTTTATTTAGTATTTTTAATGGCAATAGGAGTATATTTTTATAGTAAAACCACAACTCATGAATCTTATGTTTTAGGAGATAGAGGAGTAGGATATTGGGTTACTGCAATGTCAGCTCAGGCAAGTGACATGAGTGGTTGGCTACTTTTAGGTCTACCAGGTGCAGTATACACAAGTGGGCTTACAGAAATTTGGGTTGTAATTGGGCTAGCTTTAGGAACTTATCTTAACTGGAAATTTGTTGCACCAGCTCTAAGAGTACAAACTGAAAAATATAATTCACTTACAGTACCTTCATTTATTTCACATAAATTAAATGATACAAAAGGATATATAAGAACATTTTCAGCAATAGTAATTCTATTTTTCTTCACTATATATTCAGCATCAGGTTTAGTTGCAAGTGGGAAATTATTTGATTCATTACTTGGAATAGATTACAAGTGGGGAGTTTTAATAGGTGGAGGAACAATAATTGTCTATACATTCTTAGGTGGCTATTTAGCAACTTGTTGGACAGACTTCTTCCAAGGTTGTTTGATGTTCTTTGCAATAATAGTTGTTCCAGTGGCTGCATACTACAGTGGTGGAGGAATAGATGGAATTAGCACTGCAATGGAAGCTAAAGACATTTCTTTGAATATTTTTAAATATGCTAAAGTTTGGAGTTTACCAGTTATAATATCAGGTCTTGGTTGGGGACTTGGATATTTTGGACAACCTCATATAATTGTTAGATTTATGAGTATTGATAGTGCAGATGAACTATGGAAATCAAGACTTATAGCTATGATATGGGTTTTCATTTCACTTTTAGGGGCAATAGCGGTTGGAATAACAGGAATAGGAGTTTTTTCTAATATTTCTCAAATGGGTGGAGATGCTGAGAAAGTATTTATATTCTTAATCCATAAATTATTTAATCCTTGGATGGCAGGAATATTATTTGCAGCTATCTTATCAGCAATAATGTCAACAATATCTTCTCAACTTTTAGTTTCATCTAATACTTTAACAGAAGATTTCTATAAACATATAGTAAAAAGAGAAAAAACTCATAAAGAAATGATATGGGTAGGTAGACTATGTGTAATTGTCATATTTGTAATAGCAAGTCTCTTAGCAATGAATCCAAGTTCTAAAGTTCTTGAATTAGTTTCTTATGCTTGGGCAGGATTTGGTGGAGTATTCTCTCCAGTAATTTTATTTACATTATACAAGAAGGATTTACATTGGAAAACAGTTTTAGTTTCTATGATAATAGCGACAATAACTGTTATTACTTGGAAAACAAGTGGCTTAAGCAACACACTTTATGAAATGGTACCAGCTTTTGTCATAAACTCTATATCTATATACCTATTAGAAAAATTCAAAGTCTTTGGTAACAATGAGAAATAA
- a CDS encoding pyridoxamine 5'-phosphate oxidase family protein yields MEAKKEFLRMITECDEIALATSIHDFPNVRIVNYYYDEKSNVMYFATYIGREKISEFWKNNNVAFTTIPMKKGTREQVRARGHVRESEKSITDLREEFSNKMSDFADIIDKYSKELKVYEIRFTEATVTLDSRYYEKISL; encoded by the coding sequence ATGGAAGCAAAAAAAGAATTTTTAAGAATGATAACTGAATGTGATGAAATAGCTTTAGCTACAAGTATACATGACTTTCCAAATGTCAGAATAGTAAATTATTACTATGATGAAAAAAGTAATGTTATGTATTTTGCAACTTACATTGGTAGAGAAAAAATAAGTGAATTCTGGAAAAATAATAATGTTGCATTTACAACTATTCCTATGAAAAAAGGAACTAGAGAACAAGTTAGAGCAAGAGGACATGTTAGGGAAAGTGAAAAATCTATTACGGATTTAAGAGAAGAGTTTTCTAATAAAATGTCAGATTTTGCTGATATAATAGATAAATATTCTAAAGAATTAAAAGTATATGAAATAAGATTTACAGAAGCAACTGTAACACTAGATAGCAGATATTATGAAAAAATAAGTTTATAG